The sequence TTTACGCAGTGCTGCAACTGTGTCTGAAGTTTCTCCAGACTGTGATGTTAAAAGAACTCCACAGTTGTCCTTCCCAAGATTTTTATGGTAGAAGAACTCGTATCCTGTATGTGCATCGATATCCTTATCAGATAAAAATCCCATGGCATCCCTTGCTGAGAAGCAGGTTGAGAGGGAGCTTCCACATCCTACGAGGTGAATTTTATCAAATTCTGCAAATTTATCTGCAATTTCTTTCATATGAGCTTTTTCAGCTTTCAATGTATTCTTCAATGATTTAGGCTGTTCTAATATTTCGTAGTACATATCATACTTCATGGTTTTCCCTCAAAATATCAATTTTTTCCATGAACCTGGTGTAAGTTTCATTGATACTCTCTTCAACAACCCTTGTATTTGCAGTTGTTTCCATGAAACCGGATTCATATTTGAAACGAGGCACAATATGAATGTGTAAATGGTTTATACTGGAACCTGCAGCTTCACCGAGGTTTATCCCAACGTTGATGCCCTCTGCCTTTATAACTTCCCTAACGAGTCTTATGGATCTTTGTACAAGGATGAATATATCTTTTATCTCTTCAGATTTCATTTCATTTAAATCTGTAACATGTTTCAAGGGCACAACTTCAAGGTGCCCCCTGTTGTAGGGAAACATGTTCATAATTACCATGTTTTTGTCATCTTTATACAAAACCCTGGAATCCACCCTTTCATCACCTTCAGCTATTGCACAGAAGATGCAGGAAACATGTGCTTTTTTACCCACGTATGCGCTTCGTGATGGTGCAAAAACAACACTGTAACTATCTTCAAAACTGCCTGAAACAGTCATGGAATTTTTTAAAAGATTTTCAGTGGATTTAGTGTTACTTTCATTTTTATTCTTTTGGACCCTTACCCTGTAAAGCTTTGAAATGCAAACAGCAGTTCTAGCAACTTCAACAGCATCTGGTCCAGTTAAACAGATCATGGGTTCTTTTCCCCAAGATCCTGTGTGATATACAACATCTGGAATGTCTCCCAGCTTTTTTATTGCCTCCTCAACACCCCATGGAATGGTTCCGCCTTCAAACTTCATAACGTCCTCAGGTTCGTCTTGTCTGTTGTAGGAGGAAACCTTCAAACCAAGTTTCTGGCATATGTCAATTATCTCATCATCGTAGCGTATGTTAAGGGCACTTCGCCTCTGGGGGTCATGTTTCATCATACTCAGCACAAGCCGGGCCATGTGGGATGAAACCCCAAATTCTGGTTTTATAAATGATTTGGCCCATCCTTTAACTGTTGTGATACGTCCGGGGATGCCTGCAACGTCTCTTATATCCTTTGCACCTTCCTTTGCCATGACTATGTTGCTCCTCACTTCAGGAACGATATCAGCAAATTCAGGGGATTTTTCAAGGATTTCAATGGCCATTTCAATGTTTTGTATCTCCATATGAATCAATATATCTTGACTTTTTTAGATATAAGTTTTGGGATTAACAGATTAAAGCTGGAATTTCATCAGAACCTTTAAAATAAGGCTTTTAAAAATTATATCAATTTTTTTTATACCCTAAATTTCTGGTTTTGAATGACTAAATTAACAACCCCTTTCTAATAGTCAATTCCAAAATTTTAGGTAGAAACATGTGTATTTTGTGATTTTATTCTGTTTTATTTCTGAAAATATTTATATATTGGTGATTTAGATTCTACGTTAATCTAAGAAATCTTTCAATAAATTCTTATTTATTCTAATTATTTCTTAGAGTGGAGGCGATATCATTCATAAAATTAAAAGCAAAAAGCATTTGATACTTATATCTGCCTTAATGCTTTGTTTTGTAGTTATAAGTGTTGGTACCGTTAGTGCAGATAACGTTACCAATGTAACACAAAACAATTCCTTGAACCAAACTCAGTCAGTGAATCAACTTGCAGAAACTAAAAATACAACTGTCCGTGGATACTGGATACGTGGAGATACTGCACTTGGAATGAACTCCTCAAATTGGGACGAGCTTCAAAAGGGTGGAGTGACAGATGTTTTTGTATCCTGCTCAAGGTACTCAGCATCCTATTCCTACGATAAGGTCTTGGCGGCAGTGATCCCTTACGCCCATGCCAGAGGCATAAACGTCCATGCATGGATCACGTGCTTCAAGGATGCCAGTGGTAACTGGGTTGACCCGCAGGGCCTTAAATCATCCAAAGTTTCAGTTAAATACAAGTACTGGTACAAGGGATGGTACAAGGTTGCCTACAAGGTCAAAGTCAAGCATTACACCAAGGTCAAATACAAGTACCTGGGCAAATGGAGAACCAAGTACAAGGTAACCTATTCCTACGTTACCAAGTACAAATGGAAAAAGGGATGGACTTACAAATGGTTGTATCAAACCAAGACTGTATACAACTACGACAGTTCATTCAACAATGGACTTGTGAACTACATTGCAACCGTTGCCAAAACAGGAGTTGACGGCATACACCTTGACTACGTCAGATATCCTGGAACAGCTTACAAGTACTCTGGAGCCACTTCAACAATAACATCCTTTGTTGCAAGGGTTCATAACACCGTAAAAGCAGTAAACTCAAATATAATCCTCTCAGCAGCTGTTATGCCTGAGGGTAGTTCAAACAGTTACTACTATGGACAGGATTACAGTCAGATGTCCCGGTACTTGGATTTCATAGTACCAATGATATACAAGGGAAACTACGGGTACAGCCACACAAACGGCACAAGTACCACTGGTGCAAGTGGAACAGCATGGATTGCCAGTAAAACTGCATGGATAGTTCAGCACTCAAATGGAATTCCAGTTCTCGCAGGTCTTCAAACCTACAGATCCGATACTAACTGGTCTTCACTCGTCCCTGCAGATGAGTTAACAGGAGATATAAAGGCTGCAATGACCAGTGGAGCTTCTGGTTACATGCTCTTCAGGTACGGACTCAGTTTACTCAAAGTTCTACCCTGATTGTTCAGTTGATCGAACTTCAATAGGCGAAAAGTAAGGTATTTAACTATTTTTTTCTTTTTTTCTTTTTTTTAATTTTTTGATTAAACATTTTTCATTAATTAAACATCTTCATAGTTTATTCCATTAAAAAAATCAGTTATTCCATTAAAATTTTAATAATCTTGTTTTAGAAGGTTTAAATTAACATATCTGTTTATTTCAGATTATTACGACTCCTTTGATCCTATTTTTCATTTCATTTCCAGTTCCAAACCTTGTAAACTAAATCATTTCTTTAAGTCCCTGAAAAACTTTCAATATTCAAATCTGGCTTTATTTTAGCTTTAAATAAAAAAATTTATATGTACTCCAAAAAAAGATATTAAATTGTTTATTAAATCTTGTAAATTGTGTTCCATAGTTCAAATACTTTTTTTTGTTCTATGGATATTGGAGGCGTTATTTATTTATAAGAAAAAAATATTGCTTGCAGCCTTCGCATTGATTTTTGCAGTTGTTTTGACTGCAGGATCTGTGTGTGCAGAGGATCCAATAAACGGTTCAGATGAACCTGTTATTAATGATTTAAATTCCTCGGGCAATGGTTCAACCAATGGAACTAATAGTCTAAATGCTGCGGGTTCAACAGATGAATCTGATTTTAAAACATCCGCACCCCCCATTGGAACGGTGAAGGGCTATTGGATACGTTACGAAACCCGTTACCTTGACAGTGTCAGTCTGGCCACCCTCAGATCCCAGAAAGTTACGGATCTATTCGTTTTAACTCCAAAGGATAATCTGAAGGCCATACAACCCTTCATAGATAAGTTTGGAGGGACCGGTGGATTGAGGATCCACGCATGGATAATCTGTTTCAAGGGATCAGATGGTTGGATAAACCTTGATCCAAATACCACTGCGGGTAAAAATATTCAGGGCCTGATCCGTACAGATGTGTCTACCCTAGTTAACAACTACAACATACAGGGAATTCATTTGGACTACGTCAGATATCCTGGAACAGCCTACAAATACGCTAATTCAACCAGGATCATAACAGACTTCGTTGCGTCAATACGGAGTATACTCTCTGGAAAATCGATATACCTATCAGCCGCAGTGATGCCAGATGAGGTTATTCTATCCAACGGCGCAGGAAAATACTACGGACAGAGCTACGATGAATTGGCTGACTACCTTAACTTTCTTGTTCCAATGACCTACAAAGGAAACTACAACACCAACACCCAGTGGATAGGCACTAAAGTAGCCCACATAAAATCCCTGGCAAAGGATAAAAACGGCAACTCAATACCAGTACTCGCAGGAATCCAGAATTACAAGGGTGATGGAAACTTACAGCTTCTCTCAGCAGCTGAAGTGAATGCAGATGCAGCATACGCAATGACTTGTGGAGCTTCAGGATACGTTGTATTTCGATATGGAATTGCAAAGTACGTAGCTTATAGTGTTACAGTGCCCTACAAAAAAGTCAAGTACCGAGCATGGGTTAAAAAGGCATACAAAGTTAAGAAGTGGGTTAAAAGGCACGGAAAATGGGTGCGCAAGTACGTAACCAAGTACAAATGGAAGAAGGTATGGAAAACCAAATGGCTCTACACCTCCAGGACCTATGGAAAATACGTTTTAACGTAGATACAGGAACTGGGGACACTAGAACCAATCTTTTTTTCATATGAACTTTCATAAACCTCTTTTTTATTCTTTTTTTTAAAAATATCTTTTTTTATCTTTAAAACAGTTTTATCAGTACTAATCATTAAAATAACTATTTTAAATGTATTAATCATTAAAATAAGTAGAAATAACTAAGTTTAATAACGTTTTTTAAATTTTAAAAATTTTTTAATAATTTTAACATTCCATTTGATGATATTTATAATTCACCGGGTTTTAAAATTCAGAACATCATGTTTTGAAGTGATGAACCTTAAAAGAAGATATTTTTTCATATCAATGTCCTAAATGGACTGGAAATAATCCTCAACACCAGTTTCAATTCTCATTTTAATGGCTTTAAATCATTAAAGAAGATATTTGCTCTTGTTTTTCGGAATTTTAAATCAAAAGATTTATATGTTCAAAAAAAGATCATATTACTTGTCAGAACCACATAAGGTGTTCATCTGACATTTGCTGAATCATTTGGGGGGCAGTACTTATGAAGCGACATTTGTTGCTTGTAGTGCTATTGCTTTTTGGCATGGTGCTACCCAGTACAAGCATTATATATGCCACCACAGCAAACCAGCAAGTCTCAGAAGATATCACGAACGCCAGCAACATCACGGAAAACCTAACTGACCTACAGAACACAAGCATAATTCAGAGTACAACTGCAGGAAATTCCAGCAATGGAACTGCAGTTAGCGATGCAGTGAAAAATCAGTACACAGAGGGCAGCACGAATTCAAACACAACCAGTAGTAACGATAGTGTTAACAGTAACGTTTCAGGAACAAATCAAAGTTCAGAGGCAGCAGGAGATGAATCATATAATAATGTCCACGGGATCTGGCTCAGCACGTACGATGTGAGTAAGATCAGTGCTGATGAATTAATAAAAAATGGAATAACAGATGTGTTCGTAAAAACGAACAGGATCAAGGATCCGACATACCAAAGCATACTGCAAACAATCCTGAGTAAACTCAGTGGTACTGGAATAAGGGTTCATGCGTGGATAACCTGTTTCGTTGATGAAAACGGAAAATGGGTTGATCCTCAGGGTACGTACACCTACAAGGTGAATGTAACCAAAACAGTTAAACAGACAACAGCAGTGAAGTCATGGTACAAATCCTGGTACAAGTCATGGTACAAAAAATGGTACAAGTACAGTGGTAAATGGAAGTACAGTTGGAAGTACACTTGGAAGTACGTTTGGAAATACAAGTTGAAGAACGTTACAACCTACAAACAGGTTACAACAACTGAAAACAGGACAGGTACCAGCACAGCATATCAGGACAATCTGATAAGCTTCATAAAAACCATAACAACCAACTACAACATCGATGGGATACACCTTGATTACATCAGGTATCCTGGAACAGCTTACAAATATACCAATGGAACCCAGACCATAACGAACTTCGTTAAAAGGGTGCATGACACAGTTAAGTCCATAAAGCCAAAGGTAGCAGTTTCAGCAGCTTTAATGCCTGAAGGTGCTGTGAATGGTTATTACTATGGACAGGATTACAGTCAACTCTCCAAGTATCTTGATTTCCTTGTACCAATGATCTACAAGGGAAACTACAATGAGAATACGGATTGGATAGGTGAAAAAGTGGCTTACATAGTAAGTCATTCCAATGGAAAACCGGTACTGGCAGGTCTTCAGACCTACGAGTCCGATGCCAACGTGACCCCAATATCCGGAGCTGAATTAAATGCTGATGTCAAATCTGCTTGGAAAAATGGTGCATCAGGATATGTACTCTTCAGGTACGGTTTGATCAATAAAGCCTTCAACTACACACAGGCGAACAATGGGAAACCATCAACAAACACAACCAAGGTAACAACATTTACTTTGGATCAGATCAAGGACGCAGCTTTAAGGGTTAAAACATACGTTGAAACAAATAAAAAACTTCCGAACTATGTTCAGATAGGTTCAGTACAGGTAGAAATGCCTGAATTTCTGAAATTACTGACAGATAGTTTGTTGAATATTAGCAAAGGTTCAAAAGCATCTGTAGCACTGAAAAGTGTGGACGCTCCTTCGAATCCAACAGAAGACCTTAAAAGTGGAAACATTAACAAAACAGAGTACCTTGCAATTGCAAGTAAACTGAGCTCCTTCATAAATGCAAATGGAGTAGCTCCGAACTATGCAGCAAGTTCTCTTGGAAAAATTCAGTTCGAATCGTTGGTCTACATGTATTCGAAGATACTGAACTTCTACGGGACAAAAAAATACATCCCAAGCTATGTTTCAATGAACACATGGAAGAACACAACCCAAAATGGTACAACCGATACTATACCTGCAGAACTGCAGAAGTATCTAGCTGCGACTAAAAACTGTCAGTCAACGAATGCAACCATAGTTGCACTTTCAAAATCAATAACAAGCGGTGCAACATCAAGCTACGATAAAGCAACCAAGATATTCAACTGGGTAAGGGATAATCTCGGCTATTCCTTCTACTACGACACCAAATATGGTGCAGTAGGGACACTGAACGCCAAGACAGGAAACTGTGTTGACACTTCTCACCTGTTGATAGCATTATCCCGGGCTGCAGGAATCCCAGCACGATACGTACATGGAAAATGTACATTTTCCAGTGGAAATGTATATGGACATGTTTGGGCTCAGCTCTACGTGAATGGTAAATGGTACGATGCAGATGCAATAAGTCTAAGAAACTCCCTGGGAGTTATAAAGAATTGGAACACAACCTCGTGGACGTTAAAAGGTATCTACTCAGAATTGCCTTTTTAAACCTTTTCTTTTTTCTTTTTTTTTTAAAACAACTTTTAAAAACCAATTTTTATAGTAAATTCAATTTTAAATAAATTCAAATAACAATAAAATCATTCTATAAAAAATAACTTCTATAATCCATTGAAATTTTTATTTTAACCTGGAAATTTTCATTTAACTGATTTTAACCAGTTTTATTTAAACAAATCCAAAATGAGCCGTAAAAAGAGTTTTTGTTTAAACTCTTTAAGATTTTTTAACTCTTTAATCTTCTATATTTCATAAAAAAAATCCTTAACAAACATCAATGTTTAACATTTTTCAAAGATCTTTTCATCGAAATCCATCTTCCTTATCTTCTTTATGATCTTGCAGGAACTGTCAAGGTCTGCTTCTCTGTAACCCTCTACCTTCAGGACTTCAGCGTTTAATCCACGTTTTTCAAGTTCCATTTTAAGCTGATCAATGTTAAAAGTTTGATCAGGACCTATTGAGATTATA is a genomic window of Methanobacterium congolense containing:
- a CDS encoding thiamine-phosphate synthase family protein, with amino-acid sequence MEIQNIEMAIEILEKSPEFADIVPEVRSNIVMAKEGAKDIRDVAGIPGRITTVKGWAKSFIKPEFGVSSHMARLVLSMMKHDPQRRSALNIRYDDEIIDICQKLGLKVSSYNRQDEPEDVMKFEGGTIPWGVEEAIKKLGDIPDVVYHTGSWGKEPMICLTGPDAVEVARTAVCISKLYRVRVQKNKNESNTKSTENLLKNSMTVSGSFEDSYSVVFAPSRSAYVGKKAHVSCIFCAIAEGDERVDSRVLYKDDKNMVIMNMFPYNRGHLEVVPLKHVTDLNEMKSEEIKDIFILVQRSIRLVREVIKAEGINVGINLGEAAGSSINHLHIHIVPRFKYESGFMETTANTRVVEESINETYTRFMEKIDILRENHEV
- a CDS encoding putative glycoside hydrolase; this translates as MLCFVVISVGTVSADNVTNVTQNNSLNQTQSVNQLAETKNTTVRGYWIRGDTALGMNSSNWDELQKGGVTDVFVSCSRYSASYSYDKVLAAVIPYAHARGINVHAWITCFKDASGNWVDPQGLKSSKVSVKYKYWYKGWYKVAYKVKVKHYTKVKYKYLGKWRTKYKVTYSYVTKYKWKKGWTYKWLYQTKTVYNYDSSFNNGLVNYIATVAKTGVDGIHLDYVRYPGTAYKYSGATSTITSFVARVHNTVKAVNSNIILSAAVMPEGSSNSYYYGQDYSQMSRYLDFIVPMIYKGNYGYSHTNGTSTTGASGTAWIASKTAWIVQHSNGIPVLAGLQTYRSDTNWSSLVPADELTGDIKAAMTSGASGYMLFRYGLSLLKVLP
- a CDS encoding putative glycoside hydrolase, which translates into the protein MLAAFALIFAVVLTAGSVCAEDPINGSDEPVINDLNSSGNGSTNGTNSLNAAGSTDESDFKTSAPPIGTVKGYWIRYETRYLDSVSLATLRSQKVTDLFVLTPKDNLKAIQPFIDKFGGTGGLRIHAWIICFKGSDGWINLDPNTTAGKNIQGLIRTDVSTLVNNYNIQGIHLDYVRYPGTAYKYANSTRIITDFVASIRSILSGKSIYLSAAVMPDEVILSNGAGKYYGQSYDELADYLNFLVPMTYKGNYNTNTQWIGTKVAHIKSLAKDKNGNSIPVLAGIQNYKGDGNLQLLSAAEVNADAAYAMTCGASGYVVFRYGIAKYVAYSVTVPYKKVKYRAWVKKAYKVKKWVKRHGKWVRKYVTKYKWKKVWKTKWLYTSRTYGKYVLT
- a CDS encoding transglutaminase domain-containing protein, whose protein sequence is MKRHLLLVVLLLFGMVLPSTSIIYATTANQQVSEDITNASNITENLTDLQNTSIIQSTTAGNSSNGTAVSDAVKNQYTEGSTNSNTTSSNDSVNSNVSGTNQSSEAAGDESYNNVHGIWLSTYDVSKISADELIKNGITDVFVKTNRIKDPTYQSILQTILSKLSGTGIRVHAWITCFVDENGKWVDPQGTYTYKVNVTKTVKQTTAVKSWYKSWYKSWYKKWYKYSGKWKYSWKYTWKYVWKYKLKNVTTYKQVTTTENRTGTSTAYQDNLISFIKTITTNYNIDGIHLDYIRYPGTAYKYTNGTQTITNFVKRVHDTVKSIKPKVAVSAALMPEGAVNGYYYGQDYSQLSKYLDFLVPMIYKGNYNENTDWIGEKVAYIVSHSNGKPVLAGLQTYESDANVTPISGAELNADVKSAWKNGASGYVLFRYGLINKAFNYTQANNGKPSTNTTKVTTFTLDQIKDAALRVKTYVETNKKLPNYVQIGSVQVEMPEFLKLLTDSLLNISKGSKASVALKSVDAPSNPTEDLKSGNINKTEYLAIASKLSSFINANGVAPNYAASSLGKIQFESLVYMYSKILNFYGTKKYIPSYVSMNTWKNTTQNGTTDTIPAELQKYLAATKNCQSTNATIVALSKSITSGATSSYDKATKIFNWVRDNLGYSFYYDTKYGAVGTLNAKTGNCVDTSHLLIALSRAAGIPARYVHGKCTFSSGNVYGHVWAQLYVNGKWYDADAISLRNSLGVIKNWNTTSWTLKGIYSELPF